A genomic stretch from Chryseobacterium sp. SNU WT5 includes:
- a CDS encoding DNA alkylation repair protein has translation MMINQIKLALQELSLPEKASFYPTFFKSRKGEYAEGDQFIGVTVPDQRKVAQEFWDKISLDDLAVLLSSPIHEHRLCALLMLILKFEKSNDSDQRKQIVELYLKNKKYVNNWDLVDTSCYKILGRYCFENNDDSILKDLAEEENLWSKRIAVVSTMFHVKKGSFDLIKKLAVRNLNHEHDLMHKANGWLLREMGKKNEKELLDFLNLYYQHMPRTTLRYAIEKLDERARQDYLKGSV, from the coding sequence ATGATGATAAACCAAATTAAATTAGCCCTGCAAGAACTGTCACTACCGGAGAAAGCTTCGTTTTATCCTACCTTTTTTAAATCACGCAAAGGAGAATATGCCGAAGGAGATCAATTCATAGGAGTTACCGTTCCCGACCAAAGGAAAGTTGCTCAAGAATTTTGGGATAAGATTTCTTTAGATGATTTAGCCGTGTTGTTATCTTCGCCAATACACGAACATCGACTATGTGCATTATTAATGTTGATTTTAAAGTTTGAAAAATCAAACGACTCCGATCAAAGAAAACAAATTGTTGAATTGTATTTAAAGAACAAGAAATATGTCAATAACTGGGATTTAGTAGACACCTCCTGTTATAAAATTTTAGGACGCTACTGTTTTGAAAATAATGACGATTCAATTTTAAAAGATTTAGCTGAGGAAGAAAATTTATGGAGTAAGAGAATTGCCGTTGTTTCTACAATGTTTCACGTAAAAAAAGGTTCTTTTGATTTAATCAAAAAGTTGGCAGTCAGAAATCTGAATCATGAGCATGATCTGATGCATAAAGCAAATGGCTGGCTTTTACGAGAAATGGGAAAGAAAAATGAAAAGGAACTTCTTGATTTTCTTAATCTTTATTATCAACATATGCCACGGACTACGCTTCGTTATGCCATAGAAAAATTGGATGAACGTGCTCGTCAGGATTATTTAAAAGGAAGTGTTTAA